The following DNA comes from Verrucomicrobiota bacterium.
TCTCGTGTCCGTCCTCGAATCCTCCGGCGGGAATGGCCGCACGCTCACCGATGGCAACGGCATTATCATTGATGTGTTCAATCGCAGCCGTGCCAATCCACGCAAACCTCACACCCAGGATCGTGGCGGACCACTGGAACCCTACCGGGGCCGCACGCTGGTTGAGAATAATCTCATCTACGACAACGGCGGACGCGGCATTCACGTTTTCCGTTCCGCAAAGGTGGATGTCATCAATAACACCTGCTACATGAACCAGAAGTCCGCGGATATCAACGCGGGCGAGTTCACCGCCATCGAGGCTTCGCACATCACGTTCCTTAACAATATTGCCTATGGCCGCAAGGAGAAGCGCGGCAACACCCAGGATGGCAGCACGCGTATTATTTGGAGCCATAATCTTTTTTACAGCACCGCCGACACGCTCCTGCATGACGGGGTGGTTGAAGCAGACCCGCAATTCACCGCACCAGACCTCAAGGCCCCGCCCGAGAACTTCCGGCTCCAGCCCGGCAGCCCGGCGCTGGGCCGAGGACTTACTGTTGCGGCACCGCCCAACGATATCACCGGCACTTCCCGTCCCAATCGCGGCCCGATTGACCTTGGTGCCTACCAACGCAGCAAATGAATAAATTGATTCTACTCCTTACGGTGCCCCTGCTCTTGGCAGCTCACTCATGGTCGCAAGCTCAGCCTACCCGCATCTACCTGGCCAATGACGACCATACCGACTACATGTGGACGGCTGACGCCGAGACCTATAACGCCGTCTTCGTGGACATGCTTGATTACTACTTGAAGCTCACGGACGACACCGCGACCAATGCTGCGCCGTATCAGAGCCGGTTCAACGCCGACGGGAGTTACTGGCTATGGCAATACGAACGGCGGAAAAGCCCCGCTGACTTCGCGCGCCTTATCTCGCGCATGAAGGACGGCCACCTCAGCGCACCCATGACCACGCTGGTTTCCTGCTATGGCGGCCAGCCGGTGGAAGCCGTGCTGCGCGGCATGTATTACGCTGGTCGGTTGGAGCGGCGATACGACCTGCGCTTTCCCCTTGCGGTGGCGATGGAGAACCAGACGCTGCCGCTGGGTCTGTCATCCCTGTGGGCGGGTGCGGGAGCCAAATACAGTTGGCGCGGCGTCTGCGCCTGCGCCAGCAAACTACCCAAGTCCCTGCTGCAACAGCGCCCCCACGAAATCTATTGGTATGCCGGACTGGATGGTCAGCGCGTGTTAATGAAGTGGTATTCCGTCGCCGGCAATATCGGCACCTACCTCGAAGCTGCCGGGCCGTACGGTGCCATCAAATTTCTCGACTCCGACCCGGGCTTTCTGAGCCGTTATAAGGACCCGGTGAGTGGCCCGCCCTATCTCGTGCGCGCGGCGTTTGGGCTTGGGGGCGACTCGCTTGCACAAAAAACCGGTGTGCCTGCCGATCCGGGAATTCCCAAAGCCGCGGGGATGCAACAGGGAATTCCCGGATTTCCCTTCACCGAGCATTTCCACACCATTGCCCGGCAGCAATCCAACGACAAACGGCAAATCTTCGTCTCGAACGAAGCCGATTTCTTTGAAGACTTTGAAAAAACTCACGGAAGCACCCTGCCCACCGAGACGGTCACCTTCGGTAACGAGTGGGACCTCTATTCAGCCTCGATGGCAGAAACCTCCGCGCGCGTGAAACGGTCGGTGGAGAAGCTGCGCGCGGCGGAACTGATGGCCACCCTAGTGAGCCTCGCAAAGCCCTCGTTCCTGCGTGGCCGCGAAACGGCGAGAGATCTTGCGTTCACCGATCTCGGCCTCTATTGGGAACATGATTGGACCGCCGACGGTCCGGTCTCACGCGCCTACCGCGCCGGATGGCAGGAACTGCTCGCCAGCGAAATTGAATATTACGTCAATTCGCTGCACGCCGACGCGGCAACCCAGCTCGGTGCGCTCATTCAGAAACCCGACCCCACGACGCTGCGGTTCTTCGTATTGAATCCGCTCAGTTGGACGCGCACCGACCACGCGGACTTCCCTTACAGCGGCATGAAGACCATTCACGTCCGCGATTTATCTACCGGCCTGGATGTTCCCCACCAGTTCATCAATCTCAGCGGCACGACCTTCCTGCGCGTACTCGCCAGCGATGTGCCCTCGGCAGGCTATAAGACCTTTGAAATTCTCAACGGTCCCGGAGCGGCGCCAACGGACCCGGCCGCCACCGTGGGCATGGAAAACGCCACCATTGAAAATACGCGCGTCCGACTGACCGTTGATGCCGACGGTGCCATCGCGAGTTTTATCGCCAGGGCGCAA
Coding sequences within:
- a CDS encoding glycoside hydrolase, which produces MNKLILLLTVPLLLAAHSWSQAQPTRIYLANDDHTDYMWTADAETYNAVFVDMLDYYLKLTDDTATNAAPYQSRFNADGSYWLWQYERRKSPADFARLISRMKDGHLSAPMTTLVSCYGGQPVEAVLRGMYYAGRLERRYDLRFPLAVAMENQTLPLGLSSLWAGAGAKYSWRGVCACASKLPKSLLQQRPHEIYWYAGLDGQRVLMKWYSVAGNIGTYLEAAGPYGAIKFLDSDPGFLSRYKDPVSGPPYLVRAAFGLGGDSLAQKTGVPADPGIPKAAGMQQGIPGFPFTEHFHTIARQQSNDKRQIFVSNEADFFEDFEKTHGSTLPTETVTFGNEWDLYSASMAETSARVKRSVEKLRAAELMATLVSLAKPSFLRGRETARDLAFTDLGLYWEHDWTADGPVSRAYRAGWQELLASEIEYYVNSLHADAATQLGALIQKPDPTTLRFFVLNPLSWTRTDHADFPYSGMKTIHVRDLSTGLDVPHQFINLSGTTFLRVLASDVPSAGYKTFEILNGPGAAPTDPAATVGMENATIENTRVRLTVDADGAIASFIARAQPNTELAGSIGGLKLNDFAANETKGNAIVIENSGPVSVTLKCVSGAGRQHTTRITLFRDSDRVEIRNEITENFSDVRHWAFSFNLPSPDVHTEEVGAIIRAKTKANGGDYADTHARYDYLTLNHFADITDGANTHGVTLANADCAFARLGQSTPANLDTTTPQINVLTGGQVDGSWLGIRGQNGATSFLQRFALRAHGAYDPVAAMKFSLEHQNPLVASAVIGVTNSPYPATNYSLLNLSHPAVLLWALKPHDDGIERGMVARVWNLASEPSTVSLITTTPLTSAQRVTHLETPLAPLPVKDGRLETIVPAHRLESYNLTPSK